One stretch of Pomacea canaliculata isolate SZHN2017 linkage group LG1, ASM307304v1, whole genome shotgun sequence DNA includes these proteins:
- the LOC112562527 gene encoding heterogeneous nuclear ribonucleoprotein H2-like: protein MSDEEMDGFVCRLRGLPWSATPSDIIKFFNKSEIAGGEAGVHLTFSREGRASGEAFVEFASEEDLERGLEKHNEHMGQRYIEVFRSKKSEMEWVIKRAGSDQIHNMSEAVVKLRGLPFGCSKEEIAQFFSGFEIVPNGIMLPEDRLGRSTGEAFVQFASQEIAEKALGKHKERIGHRYIEIFKSSLGEATAVVGSQRGSFRPQMGMGRPGPYDRHDRYSSPGGAGMGGPMGAGFNRGRGSRNLKGYFDDDFNDYNGGYGMGFGGRGRGSSRGRMSGGMMDDRGRGGAPGSHYMSKTGHSVHMRGLPFQAGEQDIFDFFSPIQPVRVSFEFGPNGRLTGEANVDFATHQEALEAMKKHRSNMQHRYIELFLNSTPQTRGGSEGGGYNSDMGGGSFSSGSLGGGGGSYGGSGGYGGGNSNNSSLGGGGYGMGGGSSSLGGFGSSQGSSYGSSPGQQYSSGGMGGGYGMGGSSMNGNLNSSMGGNIGSGYGGRGMSSSYMDSGGGYGSLSSSSMGGMSNSNYSSF from the exons ATGTCTGACGAAGAAATGGATGGGTTTGTGTGCCGCTTAAGGGGATTGCCATGGTCTGCAACTCCTAGTGacatcattaaattttttaata AGAGTGAGATTGCTGGGGGTGAAGCTGGAGTGCACCTGACTTTCTCCAGAGAAGGGCGAGCCAGTGGAGAAGCTTTTGTTGAGTTTGCTTCTGAAGAAGACCTGGAAAGAGGCCTGGAGAAGCACAATGAGCATATGGGACAGAGATACATAGAAG tgtTCCGATCTAAGAAGAGTGAGATGGAATGGGTGATTAAGCGAGCAGGATCAGATCAGATTCATAACATGAGTGAGGCAGTGGTCAAGCTACGTGGACTACCATTTGGCTGTTCCAAAGAGGAAATAGCACAGTTTTTCTCAG GGTTCGAGATTGTACCCAATGGGATAATGCTACCAGAGGATCGGCTGGGGCGCAGCACGGGGGAGGCGTTCGTACAATTCGCTTCCCAGGAGATAGCAGAAAAGGCCCTGGGTAAACACAAGGAGCGCATAGGGCACAG ATACATAGAAATTTTTAAGAGCAGCTTGGGTGAGGCCACTGCAGTGGTAGGAAGTCAGAGGGGAAGCTTCAGACCTCAAATGGGCATGGGTCGACCAGGGCCTTATGACCGGCATGACAGATACAGCAGTCCAGGTGGTGCTGGCATGGGAGGCCCAATGGGTGCGGGCTTCAACAGGGGTCGTGGAAGCAGAAACTTGAAAG gctactttgatgatgattttaatgATTATAATGGAGGCTACGGGATGGGATTTGGAGGCCGTGGGCGTGGCAGTTCACGAGGGCGCATGTCAGGAGGTATGATGGATGACAGAGGTAGAGGTGGTGCCCCAGGAAGCCATTACATGAGCAAGACAGGCCACTCGGTCCACATGAGAGGTCTTCCTTTCCAGGCTGGTGAACAAGACATATTTGAT TTCTTTTCCCCTATCCAGCCAGTTAGGGTCAGCTTTGAGTTTGGACCAAATGGACGTCTTACAGGCGAAGCAAATGTGGACTTTGCTACTCACCAAGAAGCTTTGGAGGCTATGAAGAAACACAGATCTAACATGC AGCACCGTTACATTGAACTTTTCCTCAACTCCACTCCCCAGACTCGTGGTGGATCTGAGGGAGGTGGCTATAACAGCGACATGGGGGGTGGCAGCTTTAGCAGTGGAAGCTTAGGAGGGGGAGGAGGTAGCTATGGTGGAAGTGGAGGCTATGGAGGGGGCAACAGTAACAACAGCAGCTTAGGTGGAGGGGGCTATGGTATGGGGGGTGGAAGCAGCAGCCTTGGTGGATTTGGCAGCAGCCAGGGTAGCAGCTATGGCAGCAGCCCAGGCCAGCAGTACAGCAGTGGTGGCATGGGGGGAGGATATGGCATGGGTGGCAGTAGCATGAATGGCAACTTGAATTCCAGCATGGGTGGAAACATCGGAAGTGGCTATGGAGGACGAG
- the LOC112562565 gene encoding MOB kinase activator 1B produces the protein MVMFVISKETDYDFLKMSFFFGSRNNKTFKPKKNIPEGTHQYDLMKHAAVTLGSGNLRLAVMLPEGEDLNEWVAVNTVDFFNQINMLYGTITEFCLEETCPVMSAGPKYEYHWADGQTIKKPIKCSAPKYIDYLMTWVQDQLDDETLFPSKIGVPFPKNFLSIAKTILKRLFRVYAHIYHQHFKEVVQLSEEAHLNTSFKHFIFFVQEFNLIDRKELAPLQELIDKLTSKDR, from the exons ATGGTTATGTTTGTTATTTCGAAGGAGACAGACTACGATTTTCTGAAGATGAGTTTCTTTTT TGGCAgtagaaataacaaaacattcaagCCAAAAAAGAACATCCCAGAAGGAACTCATCAATATGATCTAATGAAACATGCTGCTGTCACATTGGGTAGTGGAAATTTGAGGTTGGCTGTTATGCTCCCAGAAGGAGAGGATCTTAATGAATGGGTGGCTGTCAACA CTGTGGATTTCTTTAATCAAATCAACATGTTGTATGGCACAATCACTGAGTTCTGCTTGGAGGAGACATGTCCAGTCATGTCAGCAGGCCCCAAATATGAGTACCATTGGGCAGATGGTCAGACAATTAAGAAGCCTATTAAGTGCTCTGCACCAAAGTACATTGATTATCTGATGACTTGGGTGCAAGATCAGCTGGATGATGAAACACTTTTCCCTTCCAAGATTG GTGTACCATTCCCAAAGAATTTTTTGTCCATTGCCAAAACTATACTGAAACGTCTGTTTCGTGTCTATGCTCACATCTACCACCAGCATTTCAAGGAAGTGGTACAGCTGAGTGAGGAGGCACATTTGAACACCTCCTTtaagcattttatattttttgtgcaaGAATTCAACCTTATTGATCGCAAGGAACTGGCTCCTCTTCAAGAGCTTATTGACAAACTTACCAGCAAGGATCGGTAA
- the LOC112559927 gene encoding gastric triacylglycerol lipase-like isoform X1: MYIPWMAPRTRTIDRTSGLANDNVYVISLRELTIKEVVSTVGCKDATAQVSKVMLALLIAFWTWNAYSKMFTWAITVDPEVYMDSTQLITSKGYPCENHYITTEDGFILNMQRIPHGRAPKCDKFRLHIRPKPVVILQHGLEASSSNWLDNLANESLAYLLADAGADVWLGNVRGNMYSRNHTKLSPDQEEFWAWSWDEMAAYDLPAMLDYVTRTTGQKQVHYVGHSQGTLIGFAGFTSNKTLAAMVKQFYALAPVAKVHHIESPIRLLAPFAKDIAAFYELLGRGEFLQYNRKLMDFLAKYVCTRLGEYLCENVLFVLGGTDSSHLNITRVPVYVAHNPGGTSVQNILHFAQGVNIDAFQKFDFGSAAENTMHYNQSTPPTYQLEDLTVPTVTYTGGRDSLADPDDCAWLLSHLPASILRAHLSFPEWEHLDFIWAYDASKLCYSDIIKRIFTAP, encoded by the exons ATGTATATTCCCTGGATGGCTCCTAGAACGAGGACTATCGACAGAACATCCGGTTTAGCGAACGACAATGTATATGTCATCAGTCTGCGAGAGTTAACAATAAAGGAGGTGGTTTCTACTGTTGGGTGCAAGGATGCCACTGCGCAAGTGTCAAaggt GATGCTTGCGCTGCTAATTGCGTTCTGGACTTGGAATGCTTACTCCAAGATGTTCACATGGGCTATAACAGTAGATCCTGAGGTGTATATGGATTcg ACACAGTTAATCACCAGCAAAGGGTACCCCTGCGAGAATCATTACATCACCACAGAAGATGGCTTCATCCTCAACATGCAACGTATCCCTCATGGTCGAGCCCCAAAGTGTGACAAGTTTCGATTACACATCA GGCCGAAGCCCGTGGTCATTCTTCAACACGGGCTAGAGGCGTCCTCGTCCAACTGGCTGGACAACCTGGCCAACGAGAGCCTGGCCTACCTACTGGCTGACGCCGGAGCAGACGTGTGGCTGGGCAACGTCCGAGGCAACATGTATTCCCGCAACCACACCAAGCTCAGTCCCGACCAGGAGGAGTTCTGGGCCTGGAG CTGGGACGAGATGGCTGCTTACGACCTGCCAGCCATGCTTGACTACGTGACTCGCACGACAGGCCAGAAGCAGGTGCATTACGTGGGTCACTCGCAGGGCACCTTGATAGGTTTCGCTGGCTTCACCTCCAACAAAACGCTGGCCGCCATGGTCAAACAATTCTACGCCCTGGCCCCCGTAGCCAAAGTTCACCACATAGAGAGTCCCATCCGTCTGTTGGCGCCCTTTGCCAAAGACATCGCT GCTTTCTATGAGTTGCTCGGCAGAGGGGAATTTCTGCAGTACAACAGGAAGTTGATGGACTTCTTGGCGAAGTACGTGTGCACACGCCTGGGAGAATACCTCTGCGAGAATGTCCTCTTCGTCTTGGGTGGCACTGATTCGTCGCACCTTAACATC ACAAGGGTTCCTGTCTATGTGGCCCATAACCCAGGTGGAACATCAGTGCAGAATATTCTTCACTTTGCTCAG GGAGTGAACATTGATGCCTTCCAAAAGTTTGACTTCGGATCTGCTGCTGAAAACACAATGCATTACAATCAg TCCACACCACCAACTTACCAGCTGGAAGATCTGACAGTACCCACAGTGACCTACACCGGAGGGAGGGACAGTCTGGCTGATCCCGATGACTGCGCCTGGCTGTTGAGTCATCTTCCAGCATCCATTCTTCGTGCCCACCTGTCTTTCCCCGAGTGGGAACATCTCGACTTTATCTGGGCCTACGACGCTTCCAAATTGTGCTACAGTGACATCATAAAACGGATCTTCACAGCCCCTTGA
- the LOC112559927 gene encoding gastric triacylglycerol lipase-like isoform X2 codes for MLALLIAFWTWNAYSKMFTWAITVDPEVYMDSTQLITSKGYPCENHYITTEDGFILNMQRIPHGRAPKCDKFRLHIRPKPVVILQHGLEASSSNWLDNLANESLAYLLADAGADVWLGNVRGNMYSRNHTKLSPDQEEFWAWSWDEMAAYDLPAMLDYVTRTTGQKQVHYVGHSQGTLIGFAGFTSNKTLAAMVKQFYALAPVAKVHHIESPIRLLAPFAKDIAAFYELLGRGEFLQYNRKLMDFLAKYVCTRLGEYLCENVLFVLGGTDSSHLNITRVPVYVAHNPGGTSVQNILHFAQGVNIDAFQKFDFGSAAENTMHYNQSTPPTYQLEDLTVPTVTYTGGRDSLADPDDCAWLLSHLPASILRAHLSFPEWEHLDFIWAYDASKLCYSDIIKRIFTAP; via the exons ATGCTTGCGCTGCTAATTGCGTTCTGGACTTGGAATGCTTACTCCAAGATGTTCACATGGGCTATAACAGTAGATCCTGAGGTGTATATGGATTcg ACACAGTTAATCACCAGCAAAGGGTACCCCTGCGAGAATCATTACATCACCACAGAAGATGGCTTCATCCTCAACATGCAACGTATCCCTCATGGTCGAGCCCCAAAGTGTGACAAGTTTCGATTACACATCA GGCCGAAGCCCGTGGTCATTCTTCAACACGGGCTAGAGGCGTCCTCGTCCAACTGGCTGGACAACCTGGCCAACGAGAGCCTGGCCTACCTACTGGCTGACGCCGGAGCAGACGTGTGGCTGGGCAACGTCCGAGGCAACATGTATTCCCGCAACCACACCAAGCTCAGTCCCGACCAGGAGGAGTTCTGGGCCTGGAG CTGGGACGAGATGGCTGCTTACGACCTGCCAGCCATGCTTGACTACGTGACTCGCACGACAGGCCAGAAGCAGGTGCATTACGTGGGTCACTCGCAGGGCACCTTGATAGGTTTCGCTGGCTTCACCTCCAACAAAACGCTGGCCGCCATGGTCAAACAATTCTACGCCCTGGCCCCCGTAGCCAAAGTTCACCACATAGAGAGTCCCATCCGTCTGTTGGCGCCCTTTGCCAAAGACATCGCT GCTTTCTATGAGTTGCTCGGCAGAGGGGAATTTCTGCAGTACAACAGGAAGTTGATGGACTTCTTGGCGAAGTACGTGTGCACACGCCTGGGAGAATACCTCTGCGAGAATGTCCTCTTCGTCTTGGGTGGCACTGATTCGTCGCACCTTAACATC ACAAGGGTTCCTGTCTATGTGGCCCATAACCCAGGTGGAACATCAGTGCAGAATATTCTTCACTTTGCTCAG GGAGTGAACATTGATGCCTTCCAAAAGTTTGACTTCGGATCTGCTGCTGAAAACACAATGCATTACAATCAg TCCACACCACCAACTTACCAGCTGGAAGATCTGACAGTACCCACAGTGACCTACACCGGAGGGAGGGACAGTCTGGCTGATCCCGATGACTGCGCCTGGCTGTTGAGTCATCTTCCAGCATCCATTCTTCGTGCCCACCTGTCTTTCCCCGAGTGGGAACATCTCGACTTTATCTGGGCCTACGACGCTTCCAAATTGTGCTACAGTGACATCATAAAACGGATCTTCACAGCCCCTTGA
- the LOC112559945 gene encoding gastric triacylglycerol lipase-like, protein MTCVKTYSLQLVGTDRLHFNITRIPVYVAHNPGGTSAQNMLHFAQGVNTDAFQKFDYGSAIENMKYYNQTTPPLYHAEDLHVPVMVYSGGNDSLADRDDIEWLLNHLPAANLLGHMTFPEWDHLDFIWAFDAAKYLYSDIIKRIFMPY, encoded by the exons ATGACCTGTGTGAAAACTTACTCTTTGCAGCTTGTAGGAACGGACCGACTGCACTTCAACATT ACCAGGATTCCTGTCTACGTTGCACACAACCCAGGTGGAACCTCAGCACAAAACATGCTGCACTTTGCTCAG GGGGTGAACACAGACGCGTTCCAAAAATTTGACTATGGATCTGCGattgaaaacatgaaatactACAATCAG ACCACCCCACCTCTGTACCACGCGGAAGATCTGCATGTGCCGGTTATGGTATATTCTGGCGGAAATGACAGCCTCGCCGACAGAGATGACATAGAATGGCTTTTGAACCATCTTCCAGCAGCCAACCTTCTGGGGCACATGACGTTTCCAGAATGGGACCATCTAGACTTCATATGGGCATTTGATGCAGCAAAGTATTTGTACAGTGACATCATCAAGCGGATATTTATGCCATATTGA